In the Streptomyces fradiae ATCC 10745 = DSM 40063 genome, one interval contains:
- a CDS encoding helix-turn-helix domain-containing protein: MATEVNGEQRLGEGVDDPGWEVDPDDESGAAVVATVGRQLRLRREAAGLRAAEFGRLIGYGDDLVYKVEAGKRIPRPEYLDKADKALGAGGLIAAMKRDVEGVRYPKEVRDLAKLEARAVEIAVYAGNGIHGLLQTEGHARVLLETRQPPYSEDEVERGVAARMARRSVFDRSPSPSLSFVLEEAALRRPIGGRMEWRQQLQRLLEVGRLRSVSLQVMPTDVEAHPGLDGGIEVLKFADGKAVGRSEGAFHGRAVSAPKQLRILELRYGMIRAQALTPRESLAFIEHVHGEA; this comes from the coding sequence ACGGGGAGCAGCGGCTCGGGGAGGGCGTGGACGACCCCGGCTGGGAGGTGGACCCGGACGACGAGTCCGGTGCCGCGGTCGTCGCCACGGTGGGGCGCCAGCTCCGGCTGCGCCGGGAGGCCGCGGGCCTCAGGGCGGCGGAGTTCGGCCGGCTCATCGGGTACGGGGACGACCTGGTCTACAAGGTCGAGGCGGGCAAGCGGATCCCCCGGCCGGAGTACCTGGACAAGGCGGACAAGGCCCTGGGGGCGGGTGGCCTGATCGCCGCGATGAAGAGGGACGTCGAGGGGGTCCGCTACCCCAAGGAGGTCCGTGACCTGGCGAAGCTGGAGGCGCGGGCGGTCGAGATCGCGGTGTACGCCGGCAACGGCATCCACGGCCTGCTCCAGACGGAGGGTCATGCCCGCGTGCTGCTGGAGACCCGGCAGCCTCCGTACTCGGAGGACGAGGTGGAGCGAGGGGTGGCGGCCCGCATGGCCAGGCGCTCGGTCTTCGACCGGTCGCCCTCCCCCTCCCTCAGCTTCGTCTTGGAAGAGGCGGCGCTGCGAAGGCCGATCGGAGGCAGAATGGAGTGGCGTCAGCAGCTCCAACGCCTCCTGGAGGTGGGGAGGTTGCGCAGCGTCTCACTCCAGGTGATGCCGACCGACGTGGAGGCTCATCCGGGTTTGGACGGCGGCATCGAGGTGCTGAAGTTCGCGGACGGCAAGGCGGTCGGGCGCTCCGAGGGCGCGTTCCACGGCCGCGCGGTGTCGGCTCCGAAGCAACTCCGGATCCTTGAGCTGCGCTATGGCATGATCCGGGCCCAGGCTCTCACCCCACGGGAGTCGCTGGCCTTCATCGAACACGTGCATGGGGAGGCATGA
- a CDS encoding DUF397 domain-containing protein, producing the protein MMRIASAGDRPSLEWHKSSYSSSGNEATCVEVAETPGTVHVRDSKDTDGPRLAVGPRAWAGFVAYAAGR; encoded by the coding sequence ATGATGCGCATAGCTTCTGCCGGGGACCGCCCGTCGCTGGAGTGGCACAAGAGCAGCTACAGCAGCAGCGGCAACGAAGCCACCTGCGTCGAAGTCGCGGAGACCCCCGGCACCGTCCACGTCCGCGACTCCAAGGACACCGACGGCCCCCGCCTCGCCGTCGGCCCCCGTGCCTGGGCCGGCTTCGTGGCCTACGCGGCCGGGCGCTGA
- a CDS encoding tyrosine-type recombinase/integrase: MPTVVQLPTGKALSVRAAADVFLDSLGNPNTVRNYGIGVGKTAERLGESRPLASVADDEIGEALELLWGTSAVNTWNSRRAAVLSWLGWCRERGYDGPAVPAWAKRLAVPDSETPARSRMAIDRLIARREVHLREKTLWRMLYETAGRSEEILGVNIEDLDFAGRRCPAKAKGAKSKSRRRGQVREDFVLETLYWDAGTARLLPRLLKGRTRGPVFVTHRRPGPGKVVSPRDICPDTGFARLSYGQARALLDHHTAVRGVGTGWDLHEYRHSALTHLGEQGASLLMLMAKSRHKKPENVRRYFKPSPEAIAELTSLLAPGNSSR, translated from the coding sequence ATGCCCACCGTCGTACAGCTGCCGACCGGCAAGGCGCTCAGCGTCCGGGCCGCGGCGGACGTGTTCCTGGACTCGCTCGGCAACCCGAACACGGTCCGCAACTACGGGATCGGGGTGGGCAAGACCGCCGAACGGCTCGGCGAGTCCAGACCGCTGGCCTCGGTCGCGGACGACGAGATCGGCGAGGCGCTCGAACTGCTCTGGGGTACTTCCGCGGTGAACACCTGGAACTCCCGGCGCGCGGCGGTGTTGTCCTGGCTCGGCTGGTGCCGGGAGCGTGGCTACGACGGCCCCGCCGTTCCGGCCTGGGCGAAACGGCTCGCGGTGCCGGACTCCGAGACCCCGGCCCGCTCCCGCATGGCCATTGACCGGCTGATCGCGCGGCGTGAGGTGCACCTGCGGGAGAAGACACTGTGGCGGATGCTCTACGAGACCGCCGGGCGCTCGGAGGAGATCCTGGGCGTGAACATCGAGGATCTGGACTTCGCCGGCCGCCGCTGCCCGGCCAAGGCCAAGGGGGCGAAGTCGAAGTCCCGCCGCCGAGGCCAGGTCCGTGAGGACTTCGTGCTGGAGACCCTCTATTGGGACGCCGGTACCGCCCGGCTCCTGCCCCGGCTGCTCAAGGGCCGCACCCGTGGGCCGGTGTTCGTCACTCACCGCCGCCCCGGTCCGGGAAAGGTCGTCAGCCCTCGTGACATCTGCCCGGACACCGGCTTCGCCCGGCTGTCGTACGGGCAGGCCCGCGCACTGCTGGACCACCACACTGCGGTCCGCGGAGTGGGCACGGGCTGGGACCTGCATGAGTACCGCCACTCCGCTCTGACCCACCTCGGTGAGCAAGGCGCGAGCCTGCTGATGCTGATGGCGAAGTCCCGGCACAAGAAGCCGGAGAACGTCCGCCGCTACTTCAAGCCGTCCCCGGAGGCGATCGCCGAGCTCACGAGCCTGCTTGCTCCGGGTAACAGCAGCAGGTGA
- a CDS encoding isoprenyl transferase yields MRTADLFYALYARRLRRQTAAGPLPKHIGLIMDGNRRWARQMGMANPSIGHRYGAEHVESVLSWCETAGIKHVTVFVCSTENLQRRGDTEVSFLMQVIEQVVAVHLARPDARWQVRIAGTLDALPDSTAHALKEAVEATRRCTTGSQVTLAIGYGGRQEVIDAVRELLHEQAAAGTTLEDLAASLTMDDITRHLYTAGQPDPDLVIRTSGEQRMSNFLLWQSAYSELYFCEAYWPAFREIDFLRALRSYAARQRRYGA; encoded by the coding sequence ATGCGCACCGCCGACCTCTTCTACGCCCTGTACGCCCGTCGGCTGCGGCGGCAGACGGCAGCGGGGCCGCTGCCCAAGCACATCGGCCTGATCATGGACGGAAACCGCAGATGGGCCCGCCAGATGGGCATGGCCAACCCAAGCATCGGCCATCGATACGGTGCCGAACACGTGGAGAGCGTGCTGTCCTGGTGCGAGACGGCCGGCATCAAACACGTGACGGTCTTCGTCTGCTCCACGGAGAACTTGCAGCGCCGCGGCGACACCGAGGTGTCCTTTCTCATGCAGGTGATTGAGCAGGTGGTGGCAGTTCATCTCGCTCGTCCTGACGCCCGCTGGCAGGTTCGCATAGCAGGAACCCTCGACGCCCTGCCTGACTCCACGGCCCACGCCCTCAAGGAAGCGGTAGAGGCGACCCGCCGCTGCACCACCGGATCACAGGTGACCCTTGCCATCGGCTACGGCGGAAGGCAGGAAGTCATCGATGCCGTGCGCGAACTGCTCCACGAACAGGCAGCAGCCGGAACCACCCTCGAAGACCTCGCAGCAAGCCTGACGATGGACGACATCACCCGTCACCTCTACACGGCAGGACAACCTGACCCAGACCTCGTCATCCGCACCAGCGGAGAACAGCGCATGTCGAACTTCCTCCTTTGGCAGAGTGCCTACTCGGAGCTGTATTTCTGCGAGGCCTACTGGCCCGCCTTCCGAGAGATCGACTTTCTGCGTGCCCTGCGCAGCTATGCGGCCCGGCAACGCCGCTACGGCGCATGA
- a CDS encoding methyltransferase domain-containing protein — MRTNDAQMLVLCALADGPLHGYAINAAIEQVSGHRLGPGSLYGALARLEAKQLVRPLEEKGRQRPFCLTPAGRELLEREAHSMARLSGRVFESAVPDEVSYLDQLATTDAARSYKSVMLDALDARPGESALDLGCGPGTDLGTLAKAVSPSGRVIGIDSSQEMVEQARRRTENLPAVEVELGDIHTLPLEDGSIDCARTDRVLQHVADPAQALAEARRVLRPGGRLVMGEPDWDSLTIDYPDLEVSRAYTRHVTDKIVRNGVIGRQLARLALDAGFAVPTVVPITSVFRDAQAADQVLGLQRNTERAVSAGYLPALASQRWLDHLATGPFFAAVTLYVVVAQATP; from the coding sequence ATGCGCACCAACGACGCCCAGATGCTCGTGCTGTGCGCACTGGCCGACGGGCCGCTGCACGGGTACGCCATCAACGCTGCCATCGAGCAGGTCTCCGGTCACCGCCTCGGACCCGGGAGCCTCTATGGAGCCTTGGCCCGTCTGGAGGCGAAGCAGCTGGTGAGGCCCCTGGAGGAAAAGGGCCGCCAACGCCCGTTCTGCCTCACGCCCGCGGGGCGGGAGCTGCTTGAGCGTGAGGCGCACTCCATGGCCCGCCTGTCCGGACGTGTATTTGAGAGCGCTGTTCCTGACGAGGTCAGCTACCTCGATCAACTGGCCACGACGGACGCGGCGCGTTCTTACAAGAGCGTCATGCTCGACGCACTGGATGCCCGGCCCGGTGAGAGCGCACTCGATCTGGGCTGCGGACCGGGCACAGATCTCGGCACTCTCGCCAAGGCGGTCAGCCCGTCGGGCAGGGTGATCGGCATCGACTCCAGTCAGGAGATGGTTGAGCAAGCACGCAGGCGTACGGAGAATCTGCCTGCGGTCGAGGTAGAGCTAGGCGATATCCACACGCTCCCGCTCGAGGACGGCAGCATCGACTGTGCCCGGACCGACCGCGTGCTCCAGCACGTGGCGGACCCGGCCCAGGCACTTGCAGAGGCCCGGCGTGTCCTTCGCCCAGGCGGCAGACTTGTCATGGGCGAACCTGACTGGGATTCGCTGACCATCGACTACCCCGACCTTGAGGTCTCGCGTGCTTACACTCGCCACGTGACGGACAAAATCGTACGCAACGGGGTCATTGGCCGTCAGCTGGCCCGGCTTGCGCTGGATGCGGGGTTCGCCGTACCGACCGTCGTCCCGATCACCTCGGTCTTTCGTGATGCTCAGGCCGCCGACCAGGTCCTCGGTCTTCAGCGCAATACTGAGCGCGCGGTGTCCGCGGGCTACCTGCCCGCCCTGGCATCGCAGAGGTGGCTTGACCATCTCGCTACGGGGCCCTTCTTCGCCGCAGTGACGCTGTACGTCGTCGTCGCGCAAGCCACCCCGTAG